One genomic window of Erinaceus europaeus chromosome 7, mEriEur2.1, whole genome shotgun sequence includes the following:
- the ORMDL2 gene encoding ORM1-like protein 2, with protein MNVGVAHSEVNPNTRVMNSRGIWLAYVILVGLLHVILLSIPFISIPVVWTLTNVIHNLAMYVFLHTVKGTPFETPDQGKSRLLTHWEQMDYGLQFTSSRKFLSISPIVLYILASFYTKYDAAHFFINTASLLSVLLPKLPQFHGVRVFGINKY; from the exons ATGAATGTGGGGGTGGCACACAGCGAAGTAAACCCCAACACTCGAGTGATGAACAGCCGGGGCATCTGGCTGGCCTATGTCATCTTGGTGGGACTGCTGCACGTGATCCTACTCAGCATCCCCTTCATCAGCATTCCTGTTGTCTGGACCCTGACCAACGTCATACATAACTTG GCTATGTATGTCTTCCTACATACAGTGAAAGGGACACCCTTTGAGACCCCTGACCAAGGAAAATCTCGGCTACTGACACACTGGGAACAGATGGACTATGGGCTCCAATTTACTTCTTCACGCAAATTCCTCAGCATTTCTCCTATTGTGCT CTACATCCTGGCCAGCTTCTACACCAAGTACGATGCTGCTCACTTCTTCATCAACACAGCTTCATTGCTCAGTGTACTGCTACctaagttgccccaatttcatgGGGTTCGTGTTTTTGGCATCAACAAATACTAA